The Pseudoalteromonas carrageenovora IAM 12662 DNA window ACCGCTGAACTTATAATTCAAACGGCGCTACGCCTACCGCTTTCATTTTATATCCTACTTGGGCTATTTCGCCTGACCAGCTCTGTGTACTTATAATACCAGTTACTACTATTGCGTCGTATAAACTGTCGATAGGTACGCCGCCTTTAATTGTTACATGTACTATTTGGTTTGGCGGTGGTGGTGGTACGTGAATGCACGCGCCAAAGTATGGCACTAATAAAAACTCGGTGATCACTTCGCTATCGCCCTCTAGCGGCACTACAAAACCTGGTAAACTCACAGATTTTCCATCAAGCGCTTTTACTACTGGTGCATCTAAATCGGGTTGCACCCAATTTTGCTCACTGCCTTCATGATTGGCTTGCGCTTGTGTATCTATTTGTACATGGCCTTTAGGAATTAAATCTTCCCAAAAAATCTCTTTTGGCGGGTTGGCATTACTAATAAAGCTTATAAATAATAAGCTAATGCATAAGCTGTAATTAACTACTGTTTTAAAAAACGTCATGGGATACCTAAAAAATTATATTTTTATACTCATGCCATCGCTGAGTGAGTAAAAGTAAGCTCGGGTGGCGGGTATTAAACCAATAATAAAACCGGCAGCCATAATAACGCCTATTAAGGTGAGTTCATAGTAAGAGAGCATAGCTATGTTTACGCTTATGCCTGCGTGGCTTTGTAGATAGCTACTGGCTAAAAGCATAACTAAGTAATAAAGCGCGCTGCCTACAATGCACCCGAGCAAGGTGGTAAAAAGTGACTCAATACTTATTAGCGTGAATAATTGCCAAGGGCGAGCACCTACAGAGCGCAATATAGCAAGTTCGCGTCGTCGTTGGTTTAA harbors:
- a CDS encoding DUF3299 domain-containing protein, yielding MTFFKTVVNYSLCISLLFISFISNANPPKEIFWEDLIPKGHVQIDTQAQANHEGSEQNWVQPDLDAPVVKALDGKSVSLPGFVVPLEGDSEVITEFLLVPYFGACIHVPPPPPNQIVHVTIKGGVPIDSLYDAIVVTGIISTQSWSGEIAQVGYKMKAVGVAPFEL